In Kitasatospora sp. NA04385, a single genomic region encodes these proteins:
- a CDS encoding FadR/GntR family transcriptional regulator, translated as MTIARETLSDLVVREIIGEIAQRRLREGDEIPSEGELSERHEVNRLVVREAIRILVARGVLASSQGRRARVAVPSPEVLGQILEFRLNQNSMDVRDLLDTRRVIEGELARRAATRIAAGQGSVVGAARALEAMRASAEDSEAFVAADLAFHRAVAELASSEVFSFILAAMNNALLEARRASYRGRQRRGSGQDDTVEAHRIILDAIASGDAERAAATMVGHLEETSRDLGLL; from the coding sequence ATGACCATCGCGAGGGAGACTCTGAGCGACCTCGTCGTCCGGGAGATCATCGGGGAGATCGCCCAGCGGCGCCTGCGGGAGGGTGACGAGATCCCCTCCGAGGGCGAACTCTCCGAACGCCACGAGGTGAACCGGCTGGTCGTCCGGGAGGCCATCCGGATCCTGGTGGCCCGCGGCGTGCTGGCCTCCAGCCAGGGCCGGCGGGCCCGGGTCGCCGTCCCCAGCCCGGAGGTGCTGGGGCAGATCCTGGAGTTCCGGCTCAACCAGAACTCGATGGACGTGCGCGACCTGCTGGACACCCGCCGGGTGATAGAGGGCGAACTCGCCCGCCGCGCCGCGACCCGGATCGCCGCCGGCCAGGGCTCCGTCGTCGGGGCCGCGCGGGCCCTGGAGGCGATGCGCGCGTCGGCCGAGGACAGCGAGGCGTTCGTCGCCGCCGACCTGGCCTTCCACCGGGCGGTGGCCGAACTGGCCTCCTCCGAGGTCTTCTCGTTCATCCTGGCGGCCATGAACAACGCCCTGCTGGAGGCCCGGCGGGCCAGTTACCGGGGCCGGCAGCGGCGCGGCAGCGGCCAGGACGACACGGTCGAGGCGCACCGGATCATCCTGGACGCCATCGCCTCGGGCGACGCCGAACGGGCCGCGGCGACGATGGTCGGCCACCTGGAGGAGACCAGCCGCGACCTCGGCCTGCTGTGA
- a CDS encoding SMP-30/gluconolactonase/LRE family protein has translation MAPQPTHPAVHAPGDYELAEGARWVDGRPVFVDIPTGRLFELPPDSPHTPRELLRLDVPLGAVAPLADRPGHWIAAAGTGIALLTPHGLVRWLARPEDGSPFPVRMNDGVCDPAGRFWAGSMSEGGAVPGAGSLYRTDPDGSVHRVLGGLTVANGPAFNADATVLYLADSALGTVHRLTLDPDGEPTGNEEFTRLATGSPDGMTVDTEGCLWVAVWDGAAVHRYHPDGALLDTLRLPTPRPTSVCLRPEGGLLLVTTARHGLSGDAGPAGSILAVPVDAAAPPAAAFRLH, from the coding sequence ATGGCACCGCAGCCGACTCACCCCGCCGTCCACGCCCCCGGCGACTACGAACTCGCCGAGGGGGCCCGCTGGGTCGACGGCCGACCGGTCTTCGTCGACATCCCGACCGGCCGGCTGTTCGAACTCCCGCCCGACTCCCCGCACACCCCCCGGGAACTGCTGCGCCTGGACGTCCCGCTCGGGGCGGTCGCGCCGCTCGCCGACCGCCCCGGCCACTGGATCGCCGCCGCCGGGACGGGCATCGCCCTGCTCACCCCGCACGGGCTGGTGCGCTGGCTGGCCCGGCCGGAGGACGGCTCCCCGTTCCCGGTCCGGATGAACGACGGCGTCTGCGACCCGGCCGGACGCTTCTGGGCCGGCAGCATGTCCGAAGGCGGCGCCGTCCCCGGCGCGGGCTCGCTCTACCGCACCGACCCGGACGGCTCGGTGCACCGGGTGCTGGGCGGCCTGACCGTCGCCAACGGCCCGGCCTTCAACGCCGACGCCACCGTGCTCTACCTCGCCGACAGCGCCCTCGGCACCGTCCACCGCCTCACCCTCGACCCGGACGGGGAGCCCACCGGGAACGAGGAGTTCACCCGCCTGGCCACCGGCTCGCCCGACGGCATGACCGTCGACACCGAGGGCTGCCTGTGGGTGGCGGTCTGGGACGGCGCCGCCGTCCACCGCTACCACCCCGACGGCGCGCTGCTCGACACCCTGCGCCTGCCCACCCCCCGGCCCACCTCGGTCTGCCTGCGGCCCGAGGGCGGCCTGCTGCTGGTCACCACCGCCCGCCACGGCCTGAGCGGCGACGCCGGCCCCGCCGGGTCGATCCTCGCCGTCCCCGTGGACGCCGCGGCGCCCCCCGCAGCCGCCTTCCGCCTGCACTGA
- a CDS encoding sugar ABC transporter ATP-binding protein, with amino-acid sequence MTTPAERPPSPAAGSPGSGAGVKNLVKRFDAVQALAGVTLDFPAGQVTALMGENGAGKSTLLKILTGDHQPTEGQVLLHGRPVALGSPTDARRAGIRIIPQEPEIIPHVSVAENVYAGSLPRRAGRRLDRAELRRRVRADLDRLGFAGVLDPDLLGSQLTPAQRQLVEIMRALTGEAQVIAFDEPTSSLSDHEVEALFALIRRLRDEGIAVIYVSHRMQEIFRLADRIAVLRDGALAGVLDAATTNDGELVRLMVGRDLSAMFSREHVATDRIVLDVKDLTTDDVHGIDLQVRAGEVVGLAGLIGAGRSELALALAGDLPVHSGTVTLDGKRLRTGRPGEAIEAGLGLAPEERKAQALFLQRSIRDNTSTVVLKRLRRLRFVRRGAERELAQHYTDRLRVRTPSIETEVRKLSGGNQQKVVLARWLAHKPKVLILDEPTRGIDIGAKAEIYQIIADLAREGVAILVISSELPEVLGLADRIVVMQGGRITGELDRASATEEKILNLAMADDLSTTAPAPGATS; translated from the coding sequence ATGACCACACCCGCCGAGAGGCCGCCCTCCCCCGCCGCCGGCAGCCCCGGCAGCGGCGCCGGCGTCAAGAACCTCGTCAAACGCTTCGACGCCGTCCAGGCACTGGCAGGTGTCACCCTGGACTTCCCGGCCGGCCAGGTGACCGCCCTGATGGGCGAGAACGGCGCGGGGAAGTCCACCCTGCTGAAGATCCTCACCGGCGACCACCAGCCCACCGAGGGCCAGGTCCTGCTGCACGGCCGACCCGTCGCGCTGGGCTCGCCCACCGACGCCCGCCGGGCCGGCATCCGCATCATCCCGCAGGAACCCGAGATCATCCCGCACGTCTCCGTCGCCGAGAACGTCTACGCGGGCTCCCTCCCGCGCCGCGCCGGCCGCCGCCTGGACCGCGCCGAACTGCGCCGCCGCGTGCGCGCCGACCTGGACCGCCTGGGCTTCGCCGGCGTCCTCGACCCCGACCTGCTGGGCTCCCAGCTCACCCCCGCCCAGCGCCAACTGGTCGAGATCATGCGGGCCCTGACCGGCGAGGCCCAGGTCATCGCGTTCGACGAGCCCACCTCCTCGCTCTCCGACCACGAGGTCGAGGCGCTGTTCGCCCTGATCCGCCGCCTGCGCGACGAGGGCATCGCCGTCATCTACGTCTCGCACCGCATGCAGGAGATCTTCCGGCTCGCCGACCGGATCGCGGTCCTGCGCGACGGCGCGCTGGCCGGCGTGCTCGACGCCGCCACCACCAACGACGGCGAACTGGTGCGCCTGATGGTCGGCCGCGACCTGTCCGCCATGTTCTCCCGCGAACACGTCGCCACCGACCGCATCGTGCTGGACGTCAAGGACCTCACCACCGACGACGTCCACGGCATCGACCTGCAGGTCCGCGCCGGCGAAGTGGTCGGCCTGGCCGGACTGATCGGCGCCGGGCGCTCCGAACTCGCCCTCGCCCTGGCCGGCGACCTGCCCGTCCACTCCGGCACCGTCACCCTCGACGGCAAGCGGCTGCGCACCGGACGGCCCGGCGAGGCCATCGAGGCCGGACTCGGCCTCGCCCCCGAGGAACGCAAGGCCCAGGCCCTGTTCCTGCAGCGCTCGATCCGCGACAACACCTCCACCGTCGTCCTCAAGCGGCTACGACGCCTGCGCTTCGTACGGCGCGGCGCAGAGCGCGAACTCGCCCAGCACTACACCGACCGCCTGCGGGTGCGCACCCCCTCCATCGAGACGGAGGTCCGCAAGCTCTCCGGCGGCAACCAGCAGAAGGTCGTCCTGGCCCGCTGGCTGGCCCACAAACCCAAGGTCCTCATCCTCGACGAGCCCACCCGCGGCATCGACATCGGCGCCAAGGCCGAGATCTACCAGATCATCGCCGACCTCGCCCGCGAGGGCGTCGCCATCCTGGTGATCTCCTCCGAACTGCCCGAGGTCCTCGGCCTCGCCGACCGGATCGTCGTCATGCAGGGCGGCCGGATCACCGGCGAACTCGACCGCGCCAGCGCCACCGAGGAGAAGATCCTCAACCTCGCCATGGCCGACGACCTCAGCACGACCGCACCCGCCCCTGGAGCCACCTCATGA
- a CDS encoding dihydrodipicolinate synthase family protein, with the protein MSATDPTDPTGPDRPGAAHLLRGVMPVLEVPFTDDGDLDPDGFDRVVRHVLDTGVSAVMFPGFASEFHKLSDAERALLTRRLLDLTGARPDVAAVVSIPDHATRLAVRRATEAVEAGADAINLLPPHFLGPSAAEVRRHVTAVLTAVAPVPVILQYAPAQTGSSFTADGLRELAEEHPNLVAVKIETALPGRLAEDLAGGTPALSAFVGYAGLQLADGLRRDIAGVQPGCSFTEVYQRIWDLWHDGGHDDALRLHARLVPYLAYWMQEVELIIAVEKLISFRRGLIGSPYCRRPARALDAQETAGVDRFLAEFGEFLNPVRNGSST; encoded by the coding sequence ATGAGCGCGACCGACCCGACCGACCCGACCGGCCCCGACCGGCCCGGGGCCGCGCACCTGCTGCGCGGCGTGATGCCGGTGCTCGAAGTGCCGTTCACCGACGACGGCGACCTCGACCCCGACGGCTTCGACCGGGTGGTGCGCCACGTCCTGGACACCGGCGTCAGCGCCGTCATGTTCCCCGGCTTCGCCAGCGAGTTCCACAAGCTCTCCGACGCCGAGCGGGCACTGCTCACCCGCCGCCTGCTCGACCTGACCGGCGCCCGGCCCGACGTGGCGGCCGTGGTCTCGATCCCCGACCACGCCACCCGGCTCGCCGTCCGGCGCGCCACCGAGGCCGTCGAGGCCGGTGCGGACGCGATCAACCTGCTGCCGCCGCACTTCCTCGGGCCGTCGGCCGCCGAGGTCCGCCGGCACGTCACCGCGGTGCTGACCGCCGTCGCCCCCGTCCCGGTGATCCTCCAGTACGCGCCCGCCCAGACCGGTTCCTCGTTCACCGCCGACGGGCTGCGCGAGCTGGCCGAGGAGCACCCCAACCTGGTCGCGGTCAAGATCGAGACCGCGCTGCCCGGCCGCCTCGCCGAGGACCTGGCCGGCGGCACCCCCGCGCTGAGCGCCTTCGTCGGCTACGCCGGCCTGCAACTGGCCGACGGCCTGCGGCGCGACATCGCCGGGGTGCAGCCGGGCTGCTCCTTCACCGAGGTCTACCAGCGGATATGGGACCTCTGGCACGATGGCGGGCACGACGACGCGCTGCGGCTGCACGCCCGACTCGTCCCGTACCTCGCGTACTGGATGCAGGAGGTCGAGCTGATCATCGCGGTCGAGAAGCTCATCTCGTTCCGCCGGGGTCTGATCGGCAGCCCGTACTGCCGCCGCCCCGCGCGCGCCCTGGACGCGCAGGAGACCGCCGGCGTCGACCGGTTCCTCGCCGAGTTCGGCGAGTTCCTGAACCCCGTTCGGAACGGAAGCAGCACATGA
- a CDS encoding SDR family NAD(P)-dependent oxidoreductase, with product MIDLSGHTVLVTGAARGIGAAVATALVGAGARVGLLDIDGEGAARLAERLGPDTASAACDITDETQVASAVAALRERLGPATGLVNNAGRNSYADPVAMTVDQWEEVFGVDLKGAWLVARAVLPDLLDRGSGSIVNIASMHASLTCPGMFPYAAAKSGLVGLTRSLALEVGPRGVRVNAVSPGYIETDLLAEYFAQNPPQVRQDALDKHILGRLGTPGDVAAVVAFLLSDLAGFVTGADWPVDGGVSARFA from the coding sequence ATGATCGACCTCTCCGGCCACACCGTCCTCGTCACCGGCGCCGCCCGGGGCATCGGCGCCGCCGTCGCGACCGCCCTGGTCGGCGCCGGGGCCCGGGTCGGCCTGCTCGACATCGACGGCGAGGGCGCCGCCCGGCTCGCCGAGCGGCTCGGCCCCGACACCGCCTCGGCCGCCTGCGACATCACCGACGAGACGCAGGTCGCCTCGGCCGTCGCCGCCCTGCGCGAGCGGCTCGGGCCCGCCACCGGCCTGGTCAACAACGCCGGCCGCAACTCCTACGCCGACCCGGTCGCCATGACGGTCGACCAGTGGGAGGAGGTGTTCGGCGTCGACCTCAAGGGCGCCTGGCTGGTGGCCCGCGCCGTCCTGCCCGACCTGCTCGACCGGGGCAGCGGCTCGATCGTCAACATCGCTTCCATGCACGCCTCGCTCACCTGCCCCGGCATGTTCCCGTACGCGGCCGCCAAGTCCGGCCTGGTGGGCCTGACCCGCAGCCTCGCCCTGGAGGTCGGCCCCCGGGGCGTGCGGGTGAACGCGGTCAGCCCCGGCTACATCGAGACCGACCTGCTCGCCGAGTACTTCGCCCAGAACCCCCCGCAGGTCCGCCAGGACGCGCTGGACAAGCACATCCTGGGCCGCCTCGGCACCCCCGGGGACGTCGCCGCCGTGGTGGCCTTCCTGCTCTCCGACCTCGCCGGGTTCGTCACCGGCGCGGACTGGCCCGTCGACGGCGGCGTGTCCGCCCGTTTCGCCTGA
- a CDS encoding sugar kinase: MAALRATGPIKLGPAMELSVAGAESNVAIGLARLGHRAAWVGAVGDDAFGALVLRTLRAEGVDTTHARTDRTGRPTGLLIRENGIGDLARVGYYRTGSAGSALRDYDVLPALDPAVRILHLTGITPALSESAAEAVLAAAERARALGILVCLDVNYRARLWSPVRAREVLRPLARSADVLVASADELHLVCDEPGLDEDGAVAALLAQGRREVVLTRGGDGASVTTADGTVTAAARRVPVTDVIGAGDAFVAGYLSATLDGLDPAARLHRATATGAFAVATRGDWEGLPVRDDLDLLDRPAGTTLR; the protein is encoded by the coding sequence ATGGCCGCCCTGCGGGCCACCGGGCCGATCAAGCTGGGCCCCGCGATGGAGCTGTCCGTGGCCGGCGCGGAGTCCAACGTCGCCATCGGCCTGGCCCGGCTCGGCCACCGGGCCGCCTGGGTCGGCGCGGTGGGCGACGACGCGTTCGGCGCCCTGGTGCTGCGCACCCTGCGGGCCGAGGGCGTCGACACCACCCACGCCCGCACCGACCGGACCGGGCGGCCCACCGGCCTGCTGATCCGCGAGAACGGCATCGGCGACCTGGCCCGGGTCGGCTACTACCGCACCGGTTCCGCCGGGTCCGCGCTCCGGGACTACGACGTGCTGCCCGCGCTGGACCCCGCCGTGCGGATCCTGCACCTGACCGGTATCACCCCGGCGCTGAGCGAGTCCGCCGCCGAGGCGGTCCTGGCCGCCGCCGAACGGGCCCGCGCGCTCGGCATCCTGGTCTGCCTGGACGTCAACTACCGGGCCCGGCTGTGGAGTCCGGTCCGGGCCCGGGAGGTGCTGCGGCCGCTGGCCCGGTCCGCCGACGTCCTGGTCGCCTCCGCCGACGAACTGCACCTGGTCTGCGACGAGCCCGGCCTCGACGAGGACGGCGCCGTCGCCGCGCTGCTCGCCCAGGGCCGCCGCGAGGTGGTCCTCACCCGGGGCGGCGACGGCGCCAGCGTCACCACCGCCGACGGCACCGTCACCGCCGCGGCCCGCCGGGTGCCCGTCACCGACGTGATCGGCGCCGGCGACGCCTTCGTGGCCGGCTACCTCTCCGCCACCCTGGACGGGCTCGACCCGGCGGCCCGCCTGCACCGGGCCACCGCCACCGGCGCCTTCGCGGTCGCCACCCGCGGCGACTGGGAGGGCCTGCCCGTCCGCGACGACCTCGACCTCCTGGACCGGCCCGCCGGCACCACCCTGCGCTGA
- a CDS encoding ABC transporter permease — protein MTTTTRPAAPTEPTGTTARSLLASVGGQNLSLIGALAVVLALFGVLNDNYLSLSNMQVIAEAATITGLLAVVQTVVIICGGLDISVGSQAGVASVVSAMAFTSSGANPFAGMAAAVAVGVAIGVLNGVIIVYGRVNPTIATLAGLAAYKGLAQLISNGRAQGYVLNDDVFIFLGRGKIAGLPVMVWILILAAVAVHLLLKYTDIGRNIYAIGGNDTAARLAGININKYLIAVYGLIGAVAAVAGILLTARTGSGQPTSGSEGLELKAITAAALGGCALKGGKGGIGGTLLAVALLGCLENGLTVQGINAFWQNVAQGALLVAAVVIQQRRSGERAVGLPA, from the coding sequence ATGACCACCACCACCCGGCCGGCGGCGCCCACCGAGCCCACCGGCACCACCGCCCGCTCCCTGCTGGCCTCGGTCGGCGGGCAGAACCTCAGCCTGATCGGCGCGCTCGCCGTCGTCCTCGCCCTGTTCGGCGTGCTGAACGACAACTACCTCAGCCTGTCCAACATGCAGGTCATCGCCGAAGCCGCCACCATCACCGGCCTGCTCGCCGTCGTCCAGACCGTCGTCATCATCTGCGGCGGCCTCGACATCTCCGTCGGCTCGCAGGCCGGCGTCGCCTCCGTCGTCTCCGCGATGGCCTTCACCTCCAGCGGCGCCAACCCCTTCGCGGGCATGGCCGCCGCCGTCGCCGTCGGCGTCGCGATCGGCGTCCTCAACGGCGTCATCATCGTCTACGGGCGCGTCAACCCCACCATCGCCACCCTCGCCGGCCTCGCCGCCTACAAGGGCCTGGCCCAACTCATCTCCAACGGCCGCGCCCAGGGCTACGTCCTCAACGACGACGTGTTCATCTTCCTCGGCCGCGGCAAGATCGCCGGACTGCCCGTGATGGTCTGGATCCTCATCCTCGCCGCCGTCGCCGTCCACCTGCTGCTCAAGTACACCGACATCGGCCGGAACATCTACGCGATCGGCGGCAACGACACCGCCGCCCGCCTCGCCGGCATCAACATCAACAAGTACCTGATCGCCGTCTACGGCCTGATCGGCGCCGTCGCCGCCGTCGCCGGCATCCTGCTCACCGCCCGCACCGGCTCCGGCCAGCCCACCTCCGGCAGCGAGGGCCTGGAACTCAAGGCCATCACCGCCGCCGCCCTCGGCGGCTGCGCCCTCAAGGGCGGCAAGGGCGGCATCGGCGGCACCCTGCTCGCCGTCGCCCTGCTCGGCTGCCTGGAGAACGGCCTCACCGTCCAGGGCATCAACGCCTTCTGGCAGAACGTCGCCCAGGGCGCCCTCCTCGTCGCCGCCGTCGTCATCCAGCAGCGCCGCAGCGGCGAACGCGCCGTCGGCCTACCCGCCTGA
- a CDS encoding substrate-binding domain-containing protein, with translation MSLTPSRRAAALGAAALVSSLALTGCSTGKESTSSAGSVATVSGKISMTYLQKQGDQEYFIGEAEGAKAKAAELGVDLKVVNLGNDANKTISEVQSAIAQKSNGLIIVVPDPAVGPQVVQTAKDAKVALLTSDDQICATGPDPASCDKAGLIPRIGFSGQQMGGEVGKRAAEEFKKAGWNAADTRIVSAWKQDVTVCGDRVNAANDAFNAGAGAQVQKIDVATDNTPTGAQDKIAATVTANPGVKHWIVWGCNDENVQGGVTALANAGFKADDVIGVGLGAYLACKDWQSTTPTGMKAALFINGKDVGALAVQTMYDRLKNGKDFPAEAFAPTTMVDATTWKSTGATCS, from the coding sequence ATGTCCCTCACCCCCTCCCGGAGAGCCGCCGCCCTCGGCGCCGCCGCCCTGGTCTCCTCCCTCGCCCTGACCGGCTGCTCCACCGGCAAGGAGTCCACCTCCTCCGCCGGCAGCGTGGCCACCGTCAGCGGGAAGATCTCCATGACGTACCTGCAGAAGCAGGGCGACCAGGAGTACTTCATCGGCGAGGCGGAGGGCGCCAAGGCGAAGGCCGCCGAGCTGGGCGTCGACCTGAAGGTCGTCAACCTCGGCAACGACGCCAACAAGACCATCAGCGAGGTGCAGTCGGCCATCGCGCAGAAGAGCAACGGCCTGATCATCGTGGTGCCGGACCCGGCGGTGGGCCCGCAGGTCGTGCAGACCGCGAAGGACGCCAAGGTCGCGCTGCTGACCTCGGACGACCAGATCTGCGCCACCGGCCCGGACCCGGCCTCCTGCGACAAGGCCGGGCTCATCCCCCGGATCGGCTTCTCCGGCCAGCAGATGGGCGGCGAGGTCGGCAAGCGCGCCGCCGAGGAGTTCAAGAAGGCGGGCTGGAACGCGGCCGACACCCGGATCGTCTCCGCCTGGAAGCAGGACGTCACCGTCTGCGGCGACCGGGTCAACGCGGCCAACGACGCGTTCAACGCCGGTGCGGGCGCCCAGGTGCAGAAGATCGACGTCGCCACCGACAACACCCCCACCGGCGCCCAGGACAAGATCGCCGCGACCGTCACCGCCAACCCCGGCGTCAAGCACTGGATCGTCTGGGGCTGCAACGACGAGAACGTGCAGGGCGGCGTCACCGCGCTCGCCAACGCCGGCTTCAAGGCCGACGACGTGATCGGCGTCGGCCTCGGCGCCTACCTGGCCTGCAAGGACTGGCAGAGCACCACCCCCACCGGCATGAAGGCCGCGCTGTTCATCAACGGCAAGGACGTCGGCGCGCTCGCCGTCCAGACCATGTACGACCGCCTCAAGAACGGCAAGGACTTCCCGGCCGAGGCGTTCGCCCCCACCACCATGGTCGACGCCACCACCTGGAAGAGCACCGGCGCCACCTGCAGCTGA
- a CDS encoding IlvD/Edd family dehydratase, translating into MSPLRSSTWWDDPGKAGFIARHHMRQLGLTRDQLRGKPVVGICNSWSELTPCNAHLRTLAESVRRGITAAGGLALEFPTMSIGEPLMRPTSMMFRNLMSMDVEETIRANPLDAVVLLGGCDKTLPAQLMGAASVDLPAIALSGGPMLTGRFRGKTVGSGTDIWKMSEDLRAKRITQDDFDEFEGCLARSAGHCMTMGTASTMGCVTEALGLSLPAAAALPAADARRAQLAEQSGARAVELAREGLRPSDLLTREAFTNAVVVNAAIGGSTNAVLHLLAIAGRVGVPLALEDIDEIGRRVPLLADLMPSGRFLMEDFAYAGGLPALMAELGDLLDLSAPTVTGRTLGENLAGHQVWDREVIRPLDNPVQSADNGTAVLRGNLAPGGAVLKQSAASPELLHHRGPALVFDSIEEYLRAADDPELAVDADTVLVVRNLGPRGYPGMPELGNLPLPAKLLAQGVTDMVRISDARMSGTAYGTVVLHVAPEAAVGGPLALVRTGDTVELDVAARTLHLDVDPGELLARRTAWTPPPPPAQGERGWTRLYVERVLQADQGVDLDFLVGRSGDQPGKAPF; encoded by the coding sequence ATGAGCCCCCTGCGCAGTTCCACCTGGTGGGACGACCCCGGCAAGGCGGGCTTCATCGCCCGGCACCACATGCGCCAGCTCGGCCTCACCCGCGACCAGCTGCGCGGCAAGCCCGTGGTGGGCATCTGCAACAGCTGGTCGGAACTGACCCCGTGCAACGCCCACCTGCGCACCCTCGCGGAGTCGGTCCGCCGCGGGATCACCGCCGCCGGCGGGCTGGCCCTGGAGTTCCCGACCATGTCGATCGGCGAGCCGCTGATGCGGCCCACGTCGATGATGTTCCGCAACCTGATGAGCATGGACGTCGAGGAGACGATCCGGGCCAACCCGCTGGACGCCGTCGTCCTGCTCGGCGGCTGCGACAAGACCCTCCCCGCCCAGCTGATGGGCGCGGCCAGCGTCGACCTGCCCGCCATCGCGCTGTCCGGCGGCCCCATGCTCACCGGCCGTTTCCGCGGCAAGACGGTCGGCTCGGGCACCGACATCTGGAAGATGAGCGAGGACCTGCGGGCCAAGCGCATCACCCAGGACGACTTCGACGAGTTCGAGGGCTGCCTGGCCCGCTCGGCCGGCCACTGCATGACGATGGGCACGGCCTCCACCATGGGCTGCGTCACCGAGGCGCTCGGCCTGTCGCTGCCCGCCGCCGCCGCCCTGCCGGCCGCCGACGCCCGCCGCGCCCAGCTCGCCGAGCAGTCCGGCGCCCGCGCCGTCGAGCTGGCCCGCGAGGGGCTGCGCCCCTCCGACCTGCTCACCCGGGAGGCGTTCACCAACGCCGTGGTCGTCAACGCGGCCATCGGCGGCTCCACCAACGCCGTCCTGCACCTGCTCGCCATCGCCGGCCGGGTCGGCGTCCCGCTGGCCCTCGAAGACATCGACGAGATCGGCCGCCGCGTCCCGCTGCTCGCCGACCTGATGCCCAGCGGCCGCTTCCTGATGGAGGACTTCGCCTACGCCGGCGGCCTGCCCGCCCTGATGGCCGAGCTCGGCGACCTGCTGGACCTGAGCGCGCCCACCGTCACCGGCCGCACCCTGGGCGAGAACCTCGCCGGGCACCAGGTCTGGGACCGCGAGGTGATCCGCCCGCTGGACAACCCCGTCCAGAGCGCCGACAACGGCACCGCCGTGCTGCGCGGCAACCTGGCCCCCGGCGGCGCCGTCCTCAAGCAGTCCGCCGCCTCCCCCGAACTGCTCCACCACCGCGGCCCGGCCCTGGTCTTCGACAGCATCGAGGAGTACCTGCGCGCCGCCGACGACCCGGAGCTGGCGGTCGACGCCGACACCGTCCTGGTGGTGCGCAACCTCGGCCCGCGCGGCTACCCGGGCATGCCCGAGCTCGGCAACCTGCCGCTGCCCGCCAAGCTGCTCGCCCAGGGCGTCACCGACATGGTGCGGATCTCCGACGCCCGGATGAGCGGCACCGCCTACGGCACCGTCGTCCTGCACGTGGCGCCCGAGGCCGCCGTCGGCGGCCCGCTCGCCCTGGTCCGCACCGGCGACACCGTCGAACTCGACGTCGCCGCCCGCACCCTGCACCTGGACGTCGACCCGGGCGAACTGCTCGCCCGCCGCACCGCCTGGACGCCCCCGCCCCCTCCCGCCCAGGGCGAGCGCGGCTGGACCCGGCTGTACGTCGAGCGCGTCCTGCAGGCCGACCAGGGCGTCGACCTGGACTTCCTGGTCGGCCGCAGCGGCGACCAGCCCGGAAAGGCCCCCTTCTGA
- a CDS encoding bifunctional 4-hydroxy-2-oxoglutarate aldolase/2-dehydro-3-deoxy-phosphogluconate aldolase: MFTDLPYRTIAIVRGKDRDAALRTVLTLAEEGITAAEVSFTTPDAPWVIDRARRELGPDALLGAGTVLTATAAARAADAGANFLVTPGLGTDLRRSAPFALPVLAGALTPGEVMDAVEHGATAVKLFPASFGGPDYLAALRAPFPDVPFVPVGGVDASAARAYLAAGAVAVGVGSPLIGDAADTGDLGPLRARIAAWRTALAEEVAA, encoded by the coding sequence ATGTTCACCGACCTGCCGTACCGGACGATCGCCATCGTGCGCGGGAAGGACCGCGACGCCGCCCTGCGCACGGTGCTCACCCTCGCCGAGGAGGGCATCACCGCCGCCGAGGTGTCGTTCACCACCCCCGACGCCCCGTGGGTGATCGACCGGGCCCGCCGCGAGCTCGGCCCCGACGCCCTGCTCGGCGCGGGCACCGTGCTGACCGCCACCGCCGCCGCCCGCGCCGCCGACGCCGGGGCGAACTTCCTGGTCACCCCCGGCCTGGGCACCGACCTGCGCCGCTCCGCGCCCTTCGCGCTGCCCGTCCTCGCCGGGGCCCTCACCCCGGGCGAGGTGATGGACGCCGTCGAGCACGGGGCCACCGCCGTCAAGCTCTTCCCCGCCTCCTTCGGCGGCCCCGACTACCTCGCCGCCCTGCGCGCCCCCTTCCCGGACGTCCCGTTCGTCCCGGTGGGCGGCGTCGACGCGAGCGCCGCCCGGGCCTACCTGGCCGCCGGCGCGGTCGCCGTCGGCGTCGGCTCCCCGCTGATCGGGGACGCCGCCGACACCGGCGACCTCGGCCCGCTGCGCGCCCGGATCGCCGCCTGGCGCACCGCGCTCGCCGAGGAGGTCGCCGCGTGA